Proteins encoded together in one Astyanax mexicanus isolate ESR-SI-001 chromosome 10, AstMex3_surface, whole genome shotgun sequence window:
- the npm1b gene encoding nucleophosmin 1b isoform X2 has translation MAEDSIPDPSRPQMFLFGCVLRSDKKEHKVEVDDDEADHQLSLKAVCLGAEAEDKFHTVEIEGVTYDGKTTKIPLAVLKPSILPSLSLGGFEVTPPVSFRLQSGAGPVYISGQHFVSVKESDDEEEEEENNSSPVKRPSSLAPGKVKQKKLKMDSDEDDSDEDDDDDSEDDDDDDDDDEDEKAVAKSPIITPKKATEKSKSADKQNGSPGKKDGKPEKPNNQVPGKGKDKSGAGPSGKPSTKLSTSEVKNRLETAFKEGKPLPKTEQKFENFARSSFKIVDKQVIKDLWNYVQTLKK, from the exons ATGGCAGAGGACAGCATCCCAGATCCCAGCAGACCTCAGATGTTTTTATTCG GGTGTGTGCTGAGGTCTGATAAGAAGGAGCACAAAGTGGAGGTAGACGATGATGAAGCTGATCACCAGCTGTCACTCAAAGCG GTGTGTCTGGGAGCAGAAGCAGAGGATAAGTTCCATACAGTGGAGATAGAAGGAGTGACGTACGATGGCAAGACGACCAAAATCCCACTTGCTGTATTGAAGCCTTCTATTCTCCCTTCT TTAAGTTTAGGAGGTTTTGAAGTTACTCCTCCTGTCTCGTTCCGTCTGCAGTCCGGAGCTGGCCCAGTCTACATAAGCGGACAACATTTTGTTA GTGTGAAAGAGTCTgatgatgaggaagaggaagaggagaacAACTCATCACCAGTAAAGAGACCGTCCAGCTTGGCCCCTGGCAAAGTAAAACAG aaaaaactaaaaatggactCAGATGAGGACGACtcggatgaagatgatgatgatgacagtgaagatgatgatgacgatgatga tgatgatgaagatgaaaagGCAGTTGCGAAGAGCCCCATTATAACCCCAAAGAAA gCCACAGAGAAAAGCAAGAGTGCAGATAAACAGAATGGTTCTCCTGGGAAAAAAGACGGCAAACCTGAGAAGCCCAATAACCAG GTTCCAGGGAAAGGGAAAGACAAGTCCGGAGCAGGGCCTTCTGGAAAACCCTCCACCAAGCTCAGCACAAGTGAAGTCAAGAACAGACTAGAAACAGCATTTAAAGAG GGCAAGCCACTTCCAAAGACGGAACAGAAGTTTGAGAACTTCGCTAGAAGTTCTTTCAAGATCGTAGACAAACAA GTGATCAAAGACCTTTGGAACTATGTGCAAACACTGAAAAAGTAA
- the npm1b gene encoding nucleophosmin 1b isoform X1 produces the protein MAEDSIPDPSRPQMFLFGCVLRSDKKEHKVEVDDDEADHQLSLKAVCLGAEAEDKFHTVEIEGVTYDGKTTKIPLAVLKPSILPSLSLGGFEVTPPVSFRLQSGAGPVYISGQHFVSVKESDDEEEEEENNSSPVKRPSSLAPGKVKQKKLKMDSDEDDSDEDDDDDSEDDDDDDDDDEDEKAVAKSPIITPKKATEKSKSADKQNGSPGKKDGKPEKPNNQVPGKGKDKSGAGPSGKPSTKLSTSEVKNRLETAFKEGKPLPKTEQKFENFARSSFKIVDKQELDGGMLLVPGTPAASRPLRLTARSEIISIWMGFPTSGRKMKMSFFSAD, from the exons ATGGCAGAGGACAGCATCCCAGATCCCAGCAGACCTCAGATGTTTTTATTCG GGTGTGTGCTGAGGTCTGATAAGAAGGAGCACAAAGTGGAGGTAGACGATGATGAAGCTGATCACCAGCTGTCACTCAAAGCG GTGTGTCTGGGAGCAGAAGCAGAGGATAAGTTCCATACAGTGGAGATAGAAGGAGTGACGTACGATGGCAAGACGACCAAAATCCCACTTGCTGTATTGAAGCCTTCTATTCTCCCTTCT TTAAGTTTAGGAGGTTTTGAAGTTACTCCTCCTGTCTCGTTCCGTCTGCAGTCCGGAGCTGGCCCAGTCTACATAAGCGGACAACATTTTGTTA GTGTGAAAGAGTCTgatgatgaggaagaggaagaggagaacAACTCATCACCAGTAAAGAGACCGTCCAGCTTGGCCCCTGGCAAAGTAAAACAG aaaaaactaaaaatggactCAGATGAGGACGACtcggatgaagatgatgatgatgacagtgaagatgatgatgacgatgatga tgatgatgaagatgaaaagGCAGTTGCGAAGAGCCCCATTATAACCCCAAAGAAA gCCACAGAGAAAAGCAAGAGTGCAGATAAACAGAATGGTTCTCCTGGGAAAAAAGACGGCAAACCTGAGAAGCCCAATAACCAG GTTCCAGGGAAAGGGAAAGACAAGTCCGGAGCAGGGCCTTCTGGAAAACCCTCCACCAAGCTCAGCACAAGTGAAGTCAAGAACAGACTAGAAACAGCATTTAAAGAG GGCAAGCCACTTCCAAAGACGGAACAGAAGTTTGAGAACTTCGCTAGAAGTTCTTTCAAGATCGTAGACAAACAA GAACTGGATGGAGGTATGCTGTTGGTACCAGGCACTCCAGCAGCTTCAAGGCCTCTCCGACTTACTGCTAGATCAGAGATAATCAGTATTTGGATGGGCTTTCCCACTTCAGGGCGAAAAATGAAGATGAGTTTCTTTAGTGCAGACTGA